Within the Zea mays cultivar B73 chromosome 10, Zm-B73-REFERENCE-NAM-5.0, whole genome shotgun sequence genome, the region ACTTTCTGCTGacaagtgctcaatgacatccctaAAAAAAATCTATAATTTCTTCACAGAAAGATTGGTAGAGAGCCTGCTTCCATAATACAACATATAGCTGCAAATAGCCTTGGATCATGTAACTCCCTTgagattttttttttaaaaaaaaaatctgCAAATCGATATTAACACAAGACAGAGTTCTGGGACCAGCAGTAGATACAAAAACCAACATTACCCCCATTTAGCTGCTCCAAATACCATGTTTTTCCCCTGTTAGGAAAATAACATATCTGAGAATCGGGATGTTCCTGTGTATTATCCTGTTCTATTTGGAAAAGCTGGCCACTTAAAGATCCAGTCTCAAGGTTGCAAACTAGCACCATTTTTTTTTCTGATGTAAGCTTTAGATGCCTGTTTTTGCCTTATCTTAGAACTGAGTTTAGAATTGTTTCTTAGTATAACTTTTTTTTTATCGTGGATCTACTGATTTcaagtgattacataaatgatGGCACGAAACAGGGTCGTGAGCAAAGCTCCGTACAGCCCCGCCAAGTCGTTCGATGGCATGGAGTCAGCGGGAATGGAGATGACTGCGGACGGCAAGCAGGGCGCAAGGCCCAGTATCTTGAAAGGTTGGGGAGCCGCGAAGTCTGAAGTCTGAACGGTGAAAGGCTGGCTGACGCTGTGGGGAGGAAGGGACAGGGACGTGCTGTTGGTTTTATTATATTGGTATTTATGTTATTATATACTGTATGTGGTAGCAGCAGCGTGGAACCGCACTAATAATGGGGACCTTAACACCTCTATTTTACTGTCGTTGCTTTGTTGTCGCGTGCTAGGTTGTATTCTGAAGTGGATTCCTCAATACCGCATACCGTACTGCTACGCCTGTTGACTTTGTTACATTGATTGATCGTTGTTCACTTGTAATGGAATGCCGCACCATGTTTTCTGTCGTGGCATCATACGATTGCCCGCGGCTATCAATCAGCTCGAATGCTATCTGTTATTACCCAGAAGACGAACTAACCTGTGGGTACAGTCAACAAATCATCCACAGAGGAGTAAAAAAGAAGCAGTCCCTTAAAGACACCAAAGGCGAGCAAAACTGCATGaagaaacagaaaaaaaaaatGCCGTGGTAGTAGCCTCCGACCATGACCAGGGATACATGGGACACGACACCAGCTGGGAACATCTTCCCGGACTTCTTGAAGCGCGACCCCATCACCGACAGAAGCGCGGCCAGATATACCTGCAACGCGGAATCAACGACGACGTCATGCGAAAGAATTCAGGTCGGCCGAACTTCCAAGCAAAGAAAATTGCCAAAGGATCATGAAGAAAAAAAAGGAATCTGCATACCTAAACCAATCGACGATGCAAAGACAGGTCTAACAGGGAGTTGAGTGTGGACGAAGTACAGGACCAGGGCTGAGGATTTCTGGCTTCCACTCTTCATATATCCCATTACACCACCAGCTACAGAACCCAAAGGCACAACAATCAGTTCCTCTTATTCTTTTTTTTTTGCCAGCAGGAACAGTCGTCAGCGATGAAATTTCTTGCATTCTAGGATACAGTCAGGCATAGTAAAGCAGTAAGCGAGGCTGTACCATGAATCCATACATTATGTTAGTCCAATAGCCACGATAGACACGGAGAAAGGAAAACCCAAGCATAAATAAAAGACCCCAACCGACAGTTATGCCAACGAACACATGAAGGAACACATGAAATGGTGGTGACTGGTGAGTAATTGTCACCATAAGGAATTCAATTACTATCATCTGTAGATATCACCGCAATAAGATAGATACTTCCGACTTAATTAACATCTCAAGGACAAACAACCAAGCAAGTGATACGAGTCAATTAAAGGGTGATAATATGGGAATTGGTTTGTGTTTTGCGTCAAAAACAGATGAGTAGAGGTTCAGGAATTCGGCCAGGCAGAGGTTATGCCAGCAAGACAAATATTGGGAAAGGAATACCAAGTATCAAGGCAAGGAATAGAAAGACCACCTACAGCTATCTCATGGAATTAAAACACTTATTTGTAGAACTAAATCAACCAATTTCTAGATTGTTTATATGCAAACAACATCCTTTAGGAGCGACATCATACCACCTCATTTCCCTTTAGCCACTAATCGAGCCAGATAATAAGCAAGAAGACCATTCTATATTTCTATAGTAGACAGAGAGGCTTCTGTATTTTGTAATAGTAAGCTGCAAAAATGTCAGTGCCATTAAACTGATCCTACGTGATTGTCAGGGGTCAAGAAGACCTAATTGTGCACATGAATCATGTAAATCAAATGAGGCAGCAACGGTGCAGTACGCAGAAAACTAAGCAACAATGGTGACCGGTGAGCAATCGTCACTGCCGAAATATTCAGGTTGTCACAACAGTCAACAGGAAGCTAGATGATTCTGATTTATTCGGAGTACCTAGGAACATCTCATACTTTATTTAAAAATTCACTCTACAAAAGCAGTGTCATATATAGTGTCGCATCTCCTGTTTTACGGGGTCCACAGAAAACAGTCTTAGTGATTAAGAACTGATCCAATTCGCAAAGAAAAACATAATCAGGTCGCGCTTGCAACTGATCACTCCGGGGACGAGGGGGAAGTATTACCTCCGACGAGCGCGGCGTAGGCGAGACTGAGTTTCTGCGACATGGACAGTTCATGCCCCATTTTCTCTGCCTCCCCGCCCCTTCCTGACCTCCTCCCCTCGGGTCGCTGCCGCTGccaccgccacctcctccagcaccGTCGCCGGCCCCCGATCCACCGCCGCCGAGCTCAGGCTCCTTGGTCGCGACGGCCGCGATGAGGCGTGAccggagggggagagggagggagagggagacggGGACGCGCGGCGctggagcagcagcagcagcgaggACTGGGAGGCGGAGATCGGGGGCGGGGCAAGGGCGTTGTGCGCGAGTGGGGACGTGGCGAGCGCAACGGCCATCCTGCTCGAGCTGCTGAAGCTGACTGAGCGGTCACCGGTCAGGGAGCGGTGTTCGTGATGTTGAATTTTTTCTATGTGCCAATTGATGTTACACTCCAGGTGGGGCCAGTGCAGGCAAAACGTCCGGTCGCCTTCGGCCTTCGCTCTCGCTGTAAGCGGCCCGGCTCGCAGTAGAGGGTTGGCGCTGGCTCGCGGGCCTGGCCCAAGTTTGCTAGCGCAGCAGGGTGGGCGATGTCTCGCGGCCTGGCTCAAGTTTGCTAGCGCAGCAGGGTGGCAGTCTGGCAGATCGCCAAGCGGAATTAGTACCAGATCGCTTGTCCGTGCGAGTTGACACCGAGCTGGAAGAATAAAATGAGCAGCAGGCTGCCATGCCAAAGCACACAGCTGCGCGGTGCACACAGAGCGAACTATTCTTTCGCCTTTTACTAAAGAATACCGTGTGTGCGCCGCAAATAGCAGCATACGCCTATTTTTGAAGGGTTTCTCTCTGCGAGGACCCCACAATTCAAAGATAATTGTTTAAATTTAATTAATGTTTTAATTTGTAATTGGTGATAAATTTAAGAAAATTGTAATTAAACATTATTTGAAACAACTTCATTTTTTAGCTGTTCTGATCATTTTTAGGGATCAATAATTCAAAAGTTTAATTATAGAAACTTGATTTCGTTTGAAATTTTAGTTTGTAATATGGTTTGTTGGGTTTTTACGATTCACGAACACAAGCGGGCGCCCGCTCTACATCCTCAACCTAGGTCCGGTTGCGTTTTTACGATTCACGTACACAATTCAAGAAATTTACGATCTCGCCACAGTCCAGCAGGCAGCAGCCCGCCATGCTCATCCGGACCTTCGATCTAGTTTAGCCGACTACGCGGTCTATAAAAAATACGTATATTAAAGTGTTGAGTAGTCAAATTCTAAAGTTAAATATAAGTATACAGTTACACACACATAATGTTAGCATTGAAAATTTTAAATATATTATTAGGTTACTTTAATGTGTGTAGAAACAAATGTGGATACTATTTTTTTGTAAATCTAAGGGGGTGTTTTAATGCACTAGAAATAATCGTTAGTTGTCTAAAAATTGTTCGTAGCTAACATGTAACTACCCAACttttaactaatttactaaaaatagctaataattGAAATATTAGCTAGtgtgtttggatgtctcaactaattttagccactaactattattATCTAGTGTATTCAAACACCCTCTAAATCGAGATCTAAATCGAGATATGCATTCTTACCACTCCCCTGTATTCTATCAGTCAAATACTTCAGGTACTTGTAAATTTCACTCGTCAATGCGCATTCATAACACTGTATTTTTTCCGGTCAAATACCCCGTTCCTAGAAAATGACTGACAGACTTCCTTTGTACTTTTACCGGTACGACGCCGGTGCCCTGCCAATGCCAACCCACACGCCAAGTCCCCAAGTGAAGTTGGTCGTCTCCGAGGCTTCCGAACAGGCGCCCCTGCCCCCCGCACGCACAGACGACGTGCTGGCTATAGATGttcaataagcacgaggcccgcgagcccggcacgaagcccgctttttAGGCCCGGTtcgagcccggcacggcccggttatatgcggacccgggccggcccgacacgaataagcgggccaggctcggacaggaaattaggcacgatgggctagcccggcacggcccgtttagctctaagttcgttaagcccgctttttttacactaaaacgtgctttacGGCCCGTatagcccgcttttcggcccgttTTTTGGTATTaaacgggccgggctcggacaagaaactgagcccgcgtgcttagccggcccggcccggttcGGTTTTTTAATCGTGTCTAGCGGGCTGGGCCCAAaacgggccgggcttcaccgggcccgggccgggcgggccgggcggcccgtttggacatctctagTGCTGGCTACCCTCCCCCAACTTAGGCCTCTAGCGACGAAGCAGGCGGGATATTTGGTGCGCGCGGGCGGTGTGAACAATCAGCCTGCAGCGATCGAGCAAAAGCCAGCATCAGCGAGCAACTCGGCGACGTCGGCGTCGCCAGGGGAGCCCGGGCAGAGAAGCACCTGCCCTCTGCATCTGGAACCCCGCGCGGGCTCCGCCGGCCGCGGCCCGTGCCGCGACGACTCGGCACGCGCTAGCCAGCTATAGGTAGCTGTTTCCCTTCCCGCCACTATCCTGCCGCCCGGGCTCGCGTGGCGGATGATGATTCCTAGAGAGCCACGGCGGCCGGAGCACCCTTCCTCCTCCTGACCCCGAGCTGCCCCGCCCATCGCAGCGGGCGGCTCTGCCCTCCGCCGCAGCGTCTGTGTCCAGGTGAGGTTGTTGCCCCCACGGATTTGGAGCCGGTTGTTGAGTTCTCGGATTTGGTAGATGCGTGGCTATTCGCTGCTGGATTGGGTAGGCTCAGTCGTGGATCTGGGAGTTCGATTTAGCTGCATGC harbors:
- the LOC103642135 gene encoding dachshund homolog 1-like, coding for MGHELSMSQKLSLAYAALVGAGGVMGYMKSGSQKSSALVLYFVHTQLPVRPVFASSIGLGISGRASVGDGVALQEVREDVPSWCRVPCIPGHGRRLLPRHFFFLFLHAVLLAFGVFKGLLLFYSSVDDLLTVPTG